From the genome of Virgibacillus proomii, one region includes:
- a CDS encoding acetyl-CoA carboxylase biotin carboxyl carrier protein subunit encodes MEIKATMAGSVWKKTVEPGEAVEEGQDVVILESMKMEIPIAAESSGIVKEFRVNEGDFVNEGDTIAIIE; translated from the coding sequence ATGGAAATAAAAGCAACGATGGCAGGAAGTGTTTGGAAGAAAACCGTAGAGCCGGGTGAAGCAGTAGAGGAAGGGCAGGATGTTGTTATCTTGGAATCAATGAAAATGGAAATTCCAATTGCAGCGGAATCCAGTGGAATAGTAAAAGAATTTAGGGTTAATGAAGGCGATTTTGTTAATGAAGGCGATACGATTGCCATTATTGAATAA
- a CDS encoding enoyl-CoA hydratase, which translates to MGRFVELEVTDSIAIVKLNRPEAANAMSQALLEDLRTTVKTVEHEESITCTIITGSGKKAFCAGADLKERAGMNEQEVIAAVAFISETVTMVENMSMPVIAALNGVAFGGGLELALACDIRIAANHSQLGLTETSLAIIPGAGGTQRLPRLIGIGQAKRLIYSAERITANKALAIGLVEEAVEAKDLMETARKLAEMIAKNGPIALKQAKTAINKGLETDLATGLIIEQLAYQQTIPTNDRVEGLRAFREKRTPTYQGN; encoded by the coding sequence GTGGGAAGGTTCGTTGAATTAGAAGTAACCGATTCCATTGCAATTGTTAAGCTAAACAGGCCAGAAGCTGCCAATGCTATGTCACAAGCCTTACTTGAAGACTTGCGCACAACTGTAAAAACAGTTGAACACGAAGAAAGCATTACCTGTACCATCATTACTGGAAGCGGTAAAAAAGCGTTTTGTGCCGGAGCAGATTTAAAAGAACGCGCTGGAATGAATGAACAGGAAGTAATCGCAGCTGTAGCATTTATTAGTGAGACCGTAACGATGGTAGAAAACATGTCTATGCCTGTTATTGCTGCTTTAAATGGAGTGGCTTTTGGCGGTGGACTTGAGTTGGCACTTGCTTGTGATATTCGCATAGCAGCAAATCATAGTCAACTGGGTTTAACAGAGACTTCCTTAGCCATTATTCCGGGGGCAGGAGGGACACAACGCTTACCGCGTTTAATAGGAATAGGGCAGGCTAAACGCCTGATATATAGTGCCGAACGAATAACAGCAAATAAAGCATTAGCAATTGGACTGGTAGAAGAAGCGGTGGAAGCAAAGGATTTAATGGAAACTGCTCGTAAGTTAGCAGAAATGATCGCAAAAAACGGTCCTATTGCCTTAAAACAAGCAAAGACAGCGATAAATAAAGGGTTAGAAACAGATTTAGCAACGGGATTAATTATTGAACAACTCGCCTATCAACAAACAATTCCAACAAATGACAGGGTAGAAGGGTTACGAGCCTTTCGCGAAAAACGAACACCGACTTATCAAGGAAATTAA
- a CDS encoding acyl-CoA carboxylase subunit beta, translating into MAYMNVFHEHVEKIEQGGKEKYHQKNTEKGKLFVRERLQRLFDDNIEIEDAFFANCLNGDLPADGVVTGIGKINGQSVCVMANDSTVKAGSWGKRTVEKIVRIQETAMKLEIPMIYLVDSAGARITDQVEMFPGRRGAGRIFHNQIKLSGRVPQVCLLFGPSAAGGAYIPAFCDIVIMVDGNASMYLGSPRMAEKVIGEKVSLEEMGGAKMHCSVSGVGDVLVKTEEEAIAYTQAYMSYFPANFRKKPPVREAKPVKQLKKSMIDLIPENQNAAFNMYDLIDRLIDGDSFCEIKKKFAPELITGLARMNGRSIGIIANQPRMKGGVLFPDSADKAAKFIQLCDAFNIPLLFLVDVPGFMIGTKVERAGIIRHGAKMLATMSEATVPKISVIVRKAYGAGLYAMAGPAFEPDCCLALPTAQIAVMGPEAAVNAVYANKIQELPEKERITFIKEKQEEYKEDIDIYRLASEMVVDAIIDPEKLRDELISRYELYDSKHVTFTERKHGVYPV; encoded by the coding sequence ATGGCTTATATGAATGTATTTCATGAACATGTAGAAAAAATTGAACAAGGTGGAAAGGAAAAATATCATCAGAAAAATACAGAAAAAGGCAAGCTGTTTGTCCGTGAAAGATTACAACGATTATTTGATGACAATATCGAAATAGAAGATGCTTTTTTTGCCAATTGTTTAAATGGAGATTTGCCTGCAGACGGTGTGGTAACCGGTATTGGCAAAATAAATGGGCAATCGGTCTGTGTCATGGCGAATGATTCGACTGTAAAAGCAGGGTCTTGGGGAAAACGAACGGTAGAAAAAATAGTAAGAATCCAAGAGACAGCAATGAAATTAGAAATACCAATGATTTACTTAGTCGATTCTGCAGGTGCAAGAATTACCGATCAAGTGGAAATGTTCCCGGGTAGAAGAGGGGCAGGGAGAATTTTTCATAATCAAATAAAATTATCCGGTCGTGTGCCACAAGTATGTTTATTATTCGGTCCATCTGCTGCTGGAGGAGCCTATATTCCAGCTTTTTGCGATATCGTTATTATGGTGGACGGGAATGCCTCCATGTATTTAGGTTCTCCACGCATGGCAGAGAAGGTCATTGGAGAAAAAGTGAGTCTGGAGGAAATGGGTGGTGCAAAAATGCACTGCTCTGTATCTGGTGTTGGCGATGTGTTAGTAAAAACAGAAGAAGAAGCAATCGCCTATACCCAAGCATATATGAGTTATTTTCCAGCTAATTTCAGGAAAAAACCACCAGTAAGAGAAGCAAAACCGGTCAAGCAATTGAAAAAAAGCATGATTGATTTAATTCCAGAAAACCAAAATGCAGCCTTTAATATGTATGATCTAATCGATCGATTGATTGATGGGGATAGTTTTTGTGAAATAAAGAAGAAATTCGCTCCTGAACTCATCACTGGGTTAGCACGAATGAATGGACGCTCGATTGGAATCATTGCCAATCAGCCACGCATGAAAGGGGGCGTCTTATTCCCGGATTCCGCAGATAAAGCAGCTAAATTCATCCAGCTTTGTGATGCGTTCAATATTCCTTTACTGTTTTTAGTTGATGTCCCTGGGTTTATGATCGGGACGAAAGTAGAACGTGCGGGTATTATTCGTCATGGTGCAAAAATGCTTGCAACCATGAGTGAAGCAACGGTACCTAAAATCTCTGTCATTGTCCGTAAAGCTTATGGAGCTGGGCTTTATGCAATGGCAGGACCAGCCTTTGAACCGGATTGCTGTTTGGCTTTACCAACTGCACAAATTGCGGTAATGGGACCTGAAGCAGCTGTTAATGCTGTATATGCGAATAAAATTCAGGAATTACCAGAGAAAGAACGAATTACCTTTATTAAAGAAAAGCAGGAAGAATATAAGGAAGATATTGATATTTATCGATTAGCCTCAGAAATGGTAGTAGATGCCATTATTGATCCGGAAAAACTACGGGATGAATTAATTAGCCGTTATGAGTTATATGATTCCAAACATGTTACGTTTACAGAAAGAAAGCATGGCGTCTATCCCGTATAA
- a CDS encoding dynamin family protein: MGSTTTISSAPLMFEKIAFAYQKMLDHQDQVSAEKILDLYKKYKEQELMICFAGHFSAGKSSMINTLLDHDILPNSPIPTSANIVKVTSGGGYVRVYFKDQEPEEYAETVDVELIKQYSMDKDRIVKIEISTSTKLLPRGTAFVDTPGIDAADDADRLMTEASLHLMDALFYVMDYNHVQSEVNLQFLKDVQDKSIPFYIIINQIDKHVEEELSFSDFEDSIKQTLALWEIEPEQIFYSSLYEPNLEKNQLEDIKETLNNLLTTRKSELLSSDHTLQEVIKQHDSFLRVQYEEKLEAYRIPTEEREKLAEIKTKQIELQEMDRKEQQLKTDFQAILQQTVKNAYLMPATLRDKAAAFLESHKSDFKIGLFGAKKKTEEERRKRTHDFLAVLQQTVEATLQWKLRDKWQQLFKANKVDDIHIRDYIQDFSIIVDQQDIIEVIKQGATVSGDYILHYTNDLAQAIKTKAKHSANTLWADIETYLQKRNQPIRTNLLGQLTELKEIQKTLNRYDQLKDELDKKQAAIRQTNDAAYSLKEAAIVLIEEALQNQHNRIKQVTQPKRIPIANNLENMPFSSDKKVTSSNETKHHANTIEMTIDSIEKTMQIVDQLPGFKTLMHDLQRKKQRLKNRIYTITLFGAFSAGKSSFANALMGEGVLPVSPNPTTATINRINPVDHDHQHGTIIGKVKSHERLVDELTTITKKFSPAFSNLDDLIGWIKREKIYCNESLANTYQSYLKAVINGYKSIRPNIGHTITLSLDEFPAYVTDESKACFLETMDLYYDCELTRQGIRLVDTPGADSVNARHTDVAFDYIKHADAILYVTYYNHALNRADKDFLMQLGRVKDSFQLDKMFFIVNAADLAKDERELTLVTDYVQEQLLQLAIRFPRLYPVSSRNALINKQKHQHLDTLMVKFETEFYQFIHEDLTKLMVASAFRDIERMEQQLEHFIASQKLDQQEKEVFKQSILDKQSQLQQVIDDLDSAPYLNQIKQKIEKQLYYVLERLAIRFHDLFKETFNPATITENGRQAKKQLWDCLEDLITYCQTELIRELQAVSLRMEAFIHDIMIDAYKEMERQSKQIDTSFLFAEAEINELASPDFSEAFQDMDRKSFDRIINMFKNTKAFFEKNEKEQMKNAIYTVLQPFAQQYMETNEQSLGNFYKAQSQDMIDYLRENVTEQLQNHIQRSLATMTSTISVDQLISKQQEIREIIANSRWKEG; encoded by the coding sequence ATGGGGAGCACAACAACAATCAGTTCCGCGCCACTGATGTTTGAGAAAATAGCATTTGCATATCAAAAAATGCTAGACCATCAAGATCAGGTAAGCGCGGAGAAAATACTGGATTTATATAAAAAATACAAAGAACAGGAGTTGATGATCTGTTTTGCCGGACATTTTTCTGCCGGTAAATCATCCATGATTAATACACTATTGGATCATGATATTTTACCAAATAGTCCTATTCCAACGAGTGCCAACATTGTTAAAGTCACATCCGGAGGTGGATATGTCCGCGTATATTTTAAAGATCAAGAACCGGAAGAGTATGCTGAAACAGTGGATGTAGAGTTAATCAAGCAATATTCCATGGACAAAGATAGAATCGTCAAAATCGAAATTAGTACATCGACAAAGTTATTGCCTAGAGGAACTGCTTTTGTCGATACACCGGGTATTGATGCAGCTGATGACGCAGATCGATTAATGACAGAAGCCTCTCTCCATCTTATGGATGCTCTTTTTTATGTTATGGATTATAACCATGTCCAATCAGAGGTTAATTTACAGTTTTTAAAAGATGTACAAGATAAATCGATCCCTTTTTACATCATTATTAATCAAATTGATAAGCATGTTGAGGAAGAATTGTCTTTTTCAGATTTTGAAGATAGTATCAAACAGACGTTAGCATTATGGGAGATCGAACCTGAACAAATTTTTTATTCTTCCTTATACGAACCTAATTTGGAAAAGAATCAATTAGAGGATATAAAGGAAACTTTAAATAACCTATTAACAACTAGGAAGTCCGAGTTGTTAAGTAGTGATCATACACTTCAAGAGGTTATAAAGCAGCACGATTCCTTTCTTCGCGTACAATATGAAGAGAAGCTCGAAGCTTATCGCATTCCAACGGAAGAACGGGAAAAATTAGCTGAAATAAAGACAAAACAAATAGAACTCCAAGAGATGGATAGAAAAGAACAGCAACTAAAAACCGATTTTCAAGCTATTTTACAACAAACAGTAAAGAATGCTTATCTGATGCCAGCAACATTAAGAGATAAAGCGGCAGCATTTTTAGAATCTCATAAGAGCGATTTTAAAATAGGGTTGTTTGGTGCAAAGAAAAAGACAGAAGAAGAAAGAAGAAAGCGCACACATGATTTTTTAGCCGTTTTACAGCAAACAGTTGAAGCTACACTGCAATGGAAGCTGCGGGATAAATGGCAGCAGTTGTTTAAGGCAAATAAAGTGGATGATATACACATACGTGACTACATCCAGGACTTTTCCATTATCGTAGACCAACAAGATATTATTGAAGTGATCAAACAAGGTGCTACTGTAAGTGGAGACTATATCCTTCATTATACAAATGATCTTGCTCAAGCTATAAAAACAAAGGCAAAGCATTCTGCAAATACATTATGGGCAGACATTGAAACGTATTTACAAAAACGAAATCAGCCGATCCGGACTAATCTGTTAGGTCAATTAACAGAGCTCAAAGAAATACAAAAAACGTTAAATCGCTATGATCAATTAAAGGATGAGCTGGATAAAAAGCAAGCAGCTATTAGACAAACAAATGACGCAGCTTATTCGCTAAAAGAAGCAGCAATTGTACTGATAGAAGAAGCTTTGCAAAACCAGCACAACCGAATAAAACAAGTGACACAGCCTAAGAGAATACCAATAGCAAATAATCTAGAAAATATGCCATTTTCTAGTGATAAAAAAGTTACTTCTTCCAATGAGACAAAACATCATGCTAATACGATAGAAATGACGATTGATTCCATAGAAAAAACAATGCAAATCGTTGATCAATTGCCAGGATTTAAAACATTGATGCATGATTTACAAAGGAAAAAGCAACGATTAAAAAATCGTATATACACAATAACATTATTCGGCGCATTTAGTGCCGGAAAATCTTCGTTTGCCAATGCTTTGATGGGAGAAGGCGTACTGCCAGTATCCCCAAACCCGACAACAGCAACAATAAATCGAATCAATCCTGTCGATCATGATCATCAGCATGGTACAATTATCGGCAAAGTTAAATCACATGAGAGATTAGTAGATGAGCTTACCACAATTACAAAGAAATTCTCTCCGGCATTTTCTAACCTTGATGATTTAATCGGTTGGATAAAACGGGAAAAAATATATTGTAATGAATCCTTGGCAAACACATACCAATCGTATTTAAAAGCAGTCATAAATGGCTATAAATCTATAAGACCGAACATCGGTCATACGATTACCTTATCTTTAGACGAATTTCCAGCTTATGTAACAGATGAATCGAAAGCTTGCTTCTTAGAAACAATGGATTTATATTACGATTGTGAATTGACTCGTCAAGGGATCCGTCTTGTGGACACCCCAGGGGCAGACTCAGTTAATGCTCGACATACAGATGTTGCTTTTGACTATATTAAACATGCCGATGCAATTCTCTATGTTACGTATTATAATCATGCATTGAATCGTGCTGACAAAGACTTTTTAATGCAATTAGGCAGAGTAAAGGACTCTTTTCAATTAGATAAAATGTTTTTTATTGTAAATGCAGCTGATTTAGCAAAAGATGAAAGAGAACTAACACTCGTTACGGATTATGTACAGGAACAATTATTACAGTTAGCTATACGTTTTCCGCGATTATATCCTGTCTCAAGCAGAAATGCACTCATAAATAAACAAAAACATCAACATTTGGATACCTTAATGGTTAAATTTGAAACGGAATTTTATCAATTTATTCATGAGGACTTAACCAAGTTAATGGTAGCTTCCGCCTTTCGTGATATAGAGCGAATGGAGCAGCAACTAGAGCACTTTATCGCTTCACAGAAATTGGATCAACAAGAGAAAGAAGTATTTAAGCAGTCCATTCTAGATAAACAAAGCCAATTACAGCAAGTTATTGATGATCTAGATTCAGCACCGTATTTGAATCAAATCAAACAAAAAATTGAAAAACAGCTGTATTATGTATTAGAGCGATTAGCTATTCGCTTCCATGATTTGTTTAAAGAAACATTCAACCCTGCTACGATCACAGAAAACGGGAGGCAAGCAAAAAAGCAGCTTTGGGATTGCTTGGAAGACCTTATTACCTATTGCCAAACAGAGCTAATCAGAGAATTACAAGCAGTTTCTCTACGGATGGAAGCATTTATCCATGATATAATGATAGATGCGTACAAAGAGATGGAAAGACAAAGTAAACAAATTGATACTTCGTTTTTATTTGCTGAAGCAGAAATAAATGAGTTAGCATCACCGGATTTTTCAGAAGCATTTCAAGATATGGATAGAAAATCATTTGATCGAATCATAAATATGTTTAAAAATACAAAAGCTTTCTTTGAGAAAAACGAAAAAGAGCAAATGAAAAACGCAATTTATACAGTACTTCAACCATTTGCACAACAATATATGGAAACCAATGAACAAAGCTTGGGCAATTTTTATAAAGCGCAATCTCAGGACATGATCGATTATCTTCGGGAGAATGTGACGGAACAATTGCAAAACCATATCCAACGGAGTTTAGCGACGATGACTTCTACTATATCTGTGGACCAATTAATAAGCAAACAACAAGAAATAAGAGAAATTATTGCAAATAGTAGATGGAAAGAAGGATAA
- a CDS encoding 5'-3' exonuclease: MNKHQIMLVDGMALLFRGFFATAFRGNFMKTSEGIPTNGVYQFLRYFLDAVKTFTPTHVICCWDMGSKTFRTEMYADYKANRDEPPKELIPQFDLVKEVVDSFDIANIGIENFEADDCIGTLAKLYAEAHEVLILTGDQDILQLVDERIQVAIMKKGQGNYEVYNETNFYEKKGISPNQIVDLKGLMGDASDNYPGVKGIGEKTAMKLIQAHGSIENILEKIDELPKGVQTKIKMNIDMLHLSRRLATINCNVPIRCELDHTLWNYDRGKIINTFKTLEFKNLEKLV, from the coding sequence ATGAACAAACATCAAATTATGCTAGTTGATGGCATGGCACTATTATTCCGCGGCTTTTTTGCTACAGCATTTCGCGGTAATTTTATGAAAACAAGTGAAGGCATACCGACAAACGGTGTCTATCAGTTTTTACGTTATTTCCTTGATGCAGTAAAGACATTTACTCCAACGCATGTCATTTGCTGCTGGGATATGGGAAGCAAAACGTTTCGTACAGAAATGTATGCAGATTATAAAGCAAATCGGGATGAACCACCAAAAGAATTAATACCGCAATTTGATTTGGTAAAAGAAGTGGTAGATAGCTTTGATATCGCAAATATAGGAATAGAAAATTTTGAAGCAGATGATTGTATCGGAACTCTAGCAAAACTTTATGCTGAGGCTCATGAGGTATTGATTCTTACGGGGGATCAGGATATTTTACAATTAGTTGATGAAAGGATTCAAGTAGCTATTATGAAGAAAGGACAGGGGAATTATGAAGTATATAATGAAACTAATTTCTATGAAAAGAAAGGGATTTCCCCAAATCAAATAGTAGATTTAAAAGGATTAATGGGAGATGCATCTGATAATTACCCAGGGGTAAAGGGAATTGGCGAAAAGACAGCAATGAAGCTAATACAAGCCCACGGATCAATCGAAAATATTTTAGAAAAAATCGATGAATTACCAAAAGGGGTGCAAACGAAAATAAAGATGAATATCGATATGCTTCATTTATCACGTCGTCTTGCTACGATAAACTGTAACGTTCCAATTCGTTGTGAGTTAGATCATACATTATGGAATTATGACAGGGGAAAGATAATAAATACATTTAAAACCCTTGAGTTTAAAAATTTAGAAAAATTAGTGTGA
- a CDS encoding ABC transporter ATP-binding protein — protein sequence MSLFRVESLKVNGILEMDKLEIQANKIICIIGKSGSGKSTFLRLLNHLDSPDQGKILYHGEDISSMDPIKLRRKITMVPQTPVIFPGTIKENLLIGQKFSGIELADDAYLKKVLNRISLHKSLETPAEDLSGGEKQRLSLARAMLLDAEVFLLDEPSSALDRATADDVVGAFIDFIKAENKSMLMITHDLEIANRIADETIDMDQYSKATAMNQS from the coding sequence ATGTCATTGTTTCGTGTAGAAAGTTTAAAAGTTAATGGGATTTTAGAAATGGATAAGTTAGAAATACAAGCAAATAAAATAATTTGTATTATTGGTAAAAGCGGTAGTGGAAAATCGACTTTTCTGCGGCTATTAAATCATTTAGATTCCCCTGATCAAGGGAAAATTTTATATCATGGAGAAGATATTTCAAGTATGGATCCAATAAAGCTAAGAAGGAAAATTACGATGGTTCCGCAAACACCTGTTATTTTTCCAGGTACAATTAAAGAAAATTTGCTAATTGGTCAAAAATTTTCCGGTATAGAGTTAGCAGATGATGCTTATTTAAAGAAAGTGCTTAACCGAATATCCTTACATAAATCGCTGGAAACCCCGGCAGAAGATCTGTCAGGAGGAGAAAAACAGCGATTGTCCTTAGCAAGAGCAATGTTACTCGATGCAGAAGTATTTTTATTAGATGAACCGTCTTCTGCATTAGATAGAGCAACAGCAGATGACGTTGTCGGTGCATTTATCGATTTTATTAAAGCTGAAAATAAATCGATGCTTATGATTACGCATGATCTTGAAATAGCAAATCGTATAGCAGATGAAACCATTGATATGGATCAATATAGTAAAGCTACAGCCATGAATCAAAGTTAA
- a CDS encoding ABC transporter permease, with protein MNSTTDLTFWQLLFAYVFMVILWIIVRVKGIPREKLIIISTLRMTIQLILVGYLLMIVFKNPHPLTTLIIVLFMLAFAIYNVYKRASVVINLSVKKTIALSMALGISISMIYFLFVVLQLEPWYNPQLFIPISGMIIGNAMTGITLGVNQLLIGMREQKAKVEGALMLGATPKDASNSIINEAFDSAMLPTINSMVGMGIVFLPGMMTGQIIAGASPVDAVKYQIAIMLGVAGTVAITVVIFLHLTYKTFFNHRAQLTISHE; from the coding sequence ATGAATTCCACAACAGACTTGACTTTTTGGCAGCTATTATTTGCTTATGTATTTATGGTTATACTATGGATTATTGTTCGTGTAAAAGGGATACCTCGAGAAAAATTGATTATCATTTCCACATTACGGATGACTATTCAATTAATTTTAGTTGGGTATTTATTAATGATAGTGTTCAAAAATCCGCATCCACTTACCACACTAATCATTGTTCTGTTTATGCTCGCCTTTGCTATTTATAATGTTTATAAGCGAGCAAGTGTAGTGATTAATTTATCCGTAAAAAAGACAATTGCTTTATCGATGGCACTAGGTATATCGATTAGTATGATTTACTTTTTGTTTGTCGTTTTACAATTAGAACCGTGGTATAATCCGCAACTATTTATTCCGATCAGCGGTATGATTATTGGAAATGCGATGACAGGGATTACCTTAGGGGTTAATCAATTATTAATTGGTATGCGAGAGCAAAAAGCAAAAGTAGAAGGTGCTTTAATGCTTGGAGCAACTCCAAAGGATGCATCTAACTCGATTATTAACGAGGCGTTTGATTCTGCCATGCTTCCGACAATCAATTCTATGGTTGGTATGGGGATTGTGTTTTTACCGGGGATGATGACAGGGCAAATTATCGCTGGCGCTTCCCCGGTAGATGCGGTTAAATATCAAATTGCTATTATGCTTGGTGTAGCCGGTACAGTCGCAATTACAGTTGTGATCTTTCTGCATTTAACATATAAAACATTTTTCAATCATCGTGCACAATTAACTATTTCGCATGAATAA
- a CDS encoding PH domain-containing protein, producing MIFPSKKDRWMAVLLWGIVLLGVFIPMIMGNFISALLILPLILLLLWFWFRTDYCIIDNQLKIRYGPIRQTIDINKINTIFTASKNPLAVAPALSLDRIVLDCGKFDVTTISPLNKQQFLQILIEINPNIKIEKGLKS from the coding sequence ATGATATTTCCTTCCAAAAAAGATCGATGGATGGCTGTCTTGTTATGGGGTATTGTCCTTTTAGGTGTTTTCATACCGATGATTATGGGGAATTTTATATCTGCATTGCTTATTCTTCCCTTGATATTATTGTTATTATGGTTTTGGTTTCGTACAGATTACTGTATTATCGATAACCAGCTTAAAATCCGTTACGGACCAATTCGACAAACCATTGATATTAATAAAATTAATACCATTTTTACAGCAAGCAAGAACCCGCTAGCTGTTGCTCCTGCTTTATCGCTTGATCGGATTGTTTTGGATTGCGGGAAGTTCGATGTAACTACAATCTCGCCACTGAATAAACAGCAATTTTTACAAATACTTATTGAAATCAATCCAAATATAAAAATCGAAAAAGGGCTTAAATCATAA
- the cysK gene encoding cysteine synthase A, with protein MRVVKNVSELIGETPMVKLNKLVPAEAADVYVKLEMYNPSRSVKDRAAYNMIKVAEEKGLLKPGDTIIEPTSGNTGIGLAMNAAAKGYKAIIVMPDNSTEERRNILRAYGAEIVLTPSEKKMPGAIKKALELQKENPGSFIPQQFENEANSDIHRRTTALEIYEQMEGELDSLVCTAGTGGTVTGTGEILKEKLPDLHIAVVEPKGSPVLSGGKPGKHKLVGTSPGFIPDILNTSIYDEIIQIADENAVDLFKQLGQKEGIFIGLSGAAAVFAAIQVANKLGKGKKVVCIAPDSGERYLSMNLFAEE; from the coding sequence ATGCGTGTCGTTAAAAATGTTAGTGAACTAATCGGGGAAACACCAATGGTCAAATTGAATAAGCTTGTTCCTGCTGAGGCAGCAGATGTTTATGTGAAATTGGAAATGTATAATCCAAGTCGAAGTGTGAAAGACCGCGCAGCATATAATATGATTAAAGTAGCTGAGGAGAAGGGGCTACTTAAGCCGGGAGATACGATTATCGAGCCTACTAGTGGAAATACCGGTATTGGCTTAGCGATGAATGCTGCTGCAAAAGGGTATAAAGCGATTATTGTTATGCCTGACAACAGTACAGAAGAACGCAGAAACATTTTGCGAGCATACGGAGCAGAGATTGTTTTAACACCAAGTGAGAAGAAAATGCCCGGTGCTATCAAAAAAGCGTTAGAACTGCAAAAAGAAAATCCAGGCAGCTTTATTCCGCAACAATTTGAAAATGAAGCAAATTCGGATATCCATCGAAGAACAACAGCTTTAGAAATCTATGAGCAGATGGAAGGCGAACTGGATTCCCTTGTATGTACAGCAGGAACTGGAGGAACGGTAACCGGCACAGGTGAAATTTTAAAAGAAAAGCTCCCAGATCTTCATATTGCTGTGGTAGAACCAAAAGGATCTCCAGTACTGTCAGGTGGAAAGCCAGGAAAGCATAAACTGGTCGGCACCAGTCCAGGATTTATTCCTGATATATTGAATACATCGATTTATGATGAGATTATCCAGATTGCGGATGAGAATGCAGTGGATTTGTTTAAACAACTTGGTCAAAAAGAAGGTATTTTTATTGGGCTTTCTGGTGCAGCTGCTGTTTTTGCTGCTATTCAAGTAGCAAATAAACTTGGTAAAGGGAAAAAAGTGGTTTGTATTGCACCAGATTCAGGGGAGCGATATTTAAGCATGAATTTATTTGCAGAAGAGTGA
- a CDS encoding CPBP family intramembrane glutamic endopeptidase, protein MRKRTTFIIISTIFTCLLLAFIEHGLNTNYAMKSISKIGLFLLNIWLYQVLFKDFRFLDVLTLKKFNQRDLQRLLFLGVLSASIVLAAYYFFQPYFTINQIKGDLTNRLGITTIGFIFVGLYITLINSFLEEYFFRGFVFFLLPRKMAYLFSPLLFATYHIPMIALWFSPILIGICFIGLWLIAIIFHRVNEKDRTIWSSWIIHICADIMIISIGITFFYF, encoded by the coding sequence GTGCGCAAACGAACGACATTTATTATAATTAGTACCATTTTTACCTGTTTGCTCCTTGCTTTTATCGAGCATGGATTAAACACCAATTATGCAATGAAATCAATTAGTAAAATAGGTTTATTTTTACTAAACATTTGGCTATATCAAGTATTATTTAAAGACTTTCGCTTTTTAGATGTATTAACCTTAAAAAAGTTTAACCAGCGTGATTTGCAGCGATTGTTATTTTTAGGCGTCTTATCAGCAAGCATTGTTCTTGCTGCCTATTATTTCTTTCAACCATATTTTACAATTAATCAAATTAAAGGAGATTTAACGAATCGCTTAGGGATAACTACTATAGGTTTTATTTTTGTCGGACTGTATATAACTTTAATCAACTCATTTTTAGAAGAGTATTTCTTCCGAGGATTTGTTTTCTTTTTGCTTCCGAGAAAAATGGCTTATCTATTTAGTCCGCTATTATTTGCCACGTACCATATTCCCATGATTGCTTTATGGTTTAGCCCGATATTGATTGGCATTTGCTTTATCGGGTTATGGCTCATTGCAATTATTTTTCATAGGGTAAATGAAAAAGATCGTACCATTTGGTCTTCCTGGATTATTCATATTTGCGCTGATATAATGATTATTTCAATCGGTATAACATTTTTCTATTTCTAA